In Halorubrum sp. PV6, a single window of DNA contains:
- a CDS encoding 3-keto-5-aminohexanoate cleavage protein has product MPYSGYEDYFDRKLIISVATTGGHQGKEANPNLPTQPAEVARDVAACEEAGASIVHLHARDENGDKTKSVARYQELRDEIDDRCDDIIVNFTTGGGGIYPREERIAPVLETDPRPEMATVDLGPINFGQTRTAENTREQSEEYAERMLDAGVKPELELFNPGHIPEAEHLIEEGLLAEPYWATIIFGMQNGMPPGPENLKAFVDNLPEPVEWQCLAVGKHQLPMTTAAITMGGHVRVGMEDNVYYRKGELAESNAQLVRRTARIADELERPIASPAETREMLGI; this is encoded by the coding sequence ATGCCATACAGTGGCTACGAAGATTACTTCGACCGAAAGCTCATCATCTCCGTCGCGACGACCGGCGGACACCAGGGGAAGGAGGCGAACCCGAACCTCCCGACACAGCCAGCCGAAGTGGCACGAGACGTCGCCGCCTGTGAGGAGGCGGGGGCGTCTATCGTCCACCTCCACGCCCGTGACGAGAACGGTGACAAGACGAAGTCGGTGGCGCGGTATCAGGAGCTCAGAGACGAGATCGACGACCGGTGTGACGACATCATCGTCAACTTCACCACGGGCGGCGGCGGCATCTACCCGCGCGAAGAGCGCATCGCGCCGGTCCTGGAGACGGACCCGCGACCGGAGATGGCGACCGTCGACCTCGGCCCGATCAACTTCGGCCAGACGCGGACCGCCGAGAACACGCGCGAACAGAGCGAGGAGTACGCGGAACGAATGTTAGACGCCGGCGTGAAACCCGAACTCGAACTGTTCAATCCGGGCCACATCCCGGAGGCGGAACACCTCATCGAGGAGGGGCTCCTCGCGGAGCCCTACTGGGCGACGATTATCTTCGGGATGCAGAACGGCATGCCGCCCGGTCCCGAGAACCTGAAGGCCTTCGTCGACAACCTGCCCGAGCCCGTCGAGTGGCAGTGTCTCGCGGTGGGCAAACACCAGCTCCCGATGACGACGGCGGCCATCACGATGGGGGGCCACGTCCGCGTCGGGATGGAGGACAACGTCTACTACCGGAAGGGCGAGCTCGCAGAGAGCAACGCACAGCTGGTCCGCCGGACCGCGCGCATCGCCGACGAACTCGAACGGCCCATCGCGTCGCCCGCGGAGACGCGCGAGATGCTCGGGATCTGA
- a CDS encoding IclR family transcriptional regulator codes for MNANDGGRQVQATLTSLEIVETLRELDGARVTELADALDLSPSTVHTHLATLVSADYVVKSGDIYHLSLQFLGLADYVRNRRNAYRIADSYTEQLAQETECRAVFVVEENGRGVYMHTYSGKHAVWTYSTVGKRFHLHQTAAGKAILSRLPRERVNEIVDEWGLPASTENTITDREALLSELDAVAERGVAFNDEEQLEGVRAAGVPVNGPDGRVAGAFSVASPANRMTEDRFETEIPKILLGVANEFELENSMS; via the coding sequence ATGAACGCGAACGACGGCGGTCGGCAGGTGCAGGCCACGCTGACCTCACTCGAGATCGTGGAGACGCTCCGCGAGTTGGACGGGGCTCGGGTGACGGAGCTCGCAGACGCGCTCGATCTCTCGCCGAGCACCGTTCACACGCACCTCGCAACCCTCGTCAGCGCCGACTACGTGGTCAAATCCGGGGATATCTACCACCTGAGCCTCCAGTTCCTGGGACTGGCCGACTACGTTCGCAACAGGCGAAACGCCTACCGGATCGCCGACTCGTACACCGAGCAACTCGCACAGGAGACGGAGTGCCGCGCCGTCTTCGTCGTCGAGGAGAACGGCCGAGGCGTCTACATGCACACCTACTCCGGGAAACACGCCGTCTGGACGTACTCTACCGTCGGCAAGCGGTTCCACCTTCACCAGACCGCGGCCGGGAAGGCGATCCTCTCGCGGCTCCCCCGCGAGCGCGTCAACGAGATCGTCGACGAGTGGGGGCTCCCGGCGAGCACCGAGAACACCATCACCGACCGCGAGGCGTTGCTGTCGGAGTTAGACGCCGTCGCGGAGCGGGGCGTCGCGTTCAACGACGAAGAGCAGCTGGAAGGCGTACGGGCGGCCGGCGTCCCCGTCAACGGGCCTGACGGGCGCGTCGCTGGAGCGTTCAGCGTCGCCAGTCCCGCGAACCGAATGACCGAAGACCGGTTCGAGACGGAGATTCCGAAGATCCTCCTCGGCGTCGCGAACGAGTTTGAACTCGAAAACTCGATGTCTTGA
- a CDS encoding sulfite exporter TauE/SafE family protein, with protein sequence MALALSVELIATIGLVVGVAGAINGVAGFGFAVVGTMVLATTLDPATAVAFMIIPMFAVNASLVGDLSREELRACGRRFGPLLGSALVGTVLGMALLDRLPEAPVRVLLGLVSLGFVATAQRVVPLPAAPTLPGGSRAETPLGMVAVGAVSGVLFGATNVGVQLVAYLRSFDLSHGLFVGVVALVFVGINGLRVAAAGLLGFYPTAGFAFASVVAAVPAVAGVLVGKRLRDRVSDRLRRGTVLGLLTLIGVRLVLGGAGVA encoded by the coding sequence ATGGCGCTCGCGCTCTCGGTCGAACTGATCGCGACGATCGGTCTCGTCGTCGGGGTCGCGGGCGCGATAAACGGGGTCGCCGGGTTCGGCTTCGCGGTCGTCGGCACGATGGTCCTCGCGACGACGCTCGACCCGGCGACCGCCGTGGCGTTCATGATCATCCCGATGTTCGCGGTGAACGCGTCGCTCGTCGGCGACCTGTCTCGCGAGGAGTTGCGGGCCTGCGGGCGGCGGTTCGGGCCGCTCCTGGGCTCCGCGCTGGTCGGGACGGTGCTCGGCATGGCGCTCCTCGACCGACTCCCGGAGGCCCCGGTGCGAGTCCTCCTCGGTCTCGTCTCGCTCGGCTTCGTCGCGACCGCCCAGCGCGTCGTGCCGCTCCCCGCTGCGCCGACCCTGCCCGGCGGGTCGCGCGCCGAGACGCCCCTCGGGATGGTCGCCGTCGGCGCCGTCTCCGGCGTCCTGTTCGGCGCGACCAACGTCGGCGTCCAACTGGTGGCGTATCTCCGGAGCTTCGACCTCTCGCACGGGCTGTTCGTGGGCGTCGTGGCGCTGGTCTTCGTCGGCATAAACGGCCTCCGCGTCGCCGCCGCCGGACTGTTGGGATTCTATCCCACAGCGGGGTTCGCGTTCGCGTCCGTCGTCGCCGCCGTGCCCGCGGTCGCCGGCGTCCTCGTCGGCAAGCGGCTCCGCGACCGCGTGAGCGACCGCCTCCGCCGGGGGACGGTCCTCGGCCTGTTGACGCTCATCGGCGTACGGCTGGTGCTCGGCGGCGCAGGGGTGGCGTAA
- a CDS encoding ribonuclease H-like domain-containing protein, whose amino-acid sequence MQYDAPADDHERLVTFDIETTHYKPAQGETVAIGVGEHAPGAPGVAATYDVLARDDVELEGELIRRGIERVDAADADVLVSYNGIGFDVEFLAERAERLGVAMEPPALHTAGSHVDLFADRVAVIESRYDSPSLEACLDSYDYPVPSTIWNGEPVTNERFGEELGPALLAATREGDADRLAALRDVLAHYLITDLEANFAIYYADRGVSFAPAYLGHEGVYEA is encoded by the coding sequence ATGCAGTACGACGCGCCCGCCGACGACCACGAGCGGCTCGTGACGTTCGACATCGAGACGACCCATTATAAGCCCGCACAGGGAGAGACGGTGGCGATCGGCGTGGGCGAGCACGCTCCCGGCGCGCCCGGCGTCGCGGCCACGTACGACGTGCTCGCCCGCGACGACGTCGAGTTGGAAGGCGAACTGATCCGGCGCGGGATCGAGCGGGTCGACGCCGCCGACGCCGACGTGCTCGTTAGTTACAACGGAATCGGCTTCGACGTGGAGTTCCTCGCGGAGCGCGCCGAGCGTCTCGGCGTCGCCATGGAACCGCCCGCACTCCACACGGCGGGGTCACACGTCGACCTGTTCGCCGACCGCGTCGCGGTCATCGAGTCCCGGTACGACAGCCCGTCGCTCGAAGCGTGTCTCGACTCCTACGACTACCCCGTCCCGTCGACGATATGGAACGGGGAGCCGGTGACGAACGAGCGGTTCGGCGAGGAGCTCGGCCCCGCGCTCCTCGCGGCGACGCGCGAGGGCGACGCCGACCGACTCGCCGCCCTTCGCGACGTACTCGCACACTATCTCATCACGGACCTCGAAGCCAACTTCGCGATCTACTACGCCGACCGCGGCGTGTCGTTTGCGCCCGCGTATCTCGGCCACGAGGGCGTCTACGAGGCGTAA
- a CDS encoding SDR family NAD(P)-dependent oxidoreductase translates to MTRRHESPTEHAVPGRFADQTVIVTGSTRGIGAGVAERFAAEGANVVVSGRTESAGEAVADRISEANRVTDEERADDAPPTGDATFVRADMRDPDDVAALVEAAAERYGSVDVLVNNAGVQTETTAAEATLDDWSFVLETDFRAYWLAAQAALEHMDRGAIVNVSSNHAYATMPAHFPYNAVKAGINGMTRSLAVDFGPQVRVNTVVPGWVEVERTRDELPEGRLEAVESIHPTGRIGTVADVAGAVSFLASEDAAFVTGSALLVDGGRGAVMQDDTLPDYRARERSE, encoded by the coding sequence ATGACCCGCCGACACGAGTCGCCGACCGAACACGCCGTCCCCGGCCGCTTCGCCGACCAGACCGTGATCGTCACCGGCTCGACGCGGGGGATCGGCGCCGGAGTCGCAGAACGCTTCGCCGCCGAGGGGGCGAACGTCGTCGTCAGCGGCCGGACCGAGTCGGCCGGGGAGGCCGTCGCCGACCGCATCTCGGAAGCGAACCGGGTGACCGACGAGGAACGCGCGGACGACGCCCCGCCGACGGGCGACGCGACGTTCGTGCGCGCCGACATGCGCGACCCGGACGACGTGGCCGCGCTGGTGGAGGCCGCCGCCGAGCGCTACGGCTCGGTCGACGTCTTGGTCAACAACGCGGGCGTGCAGACGGAGACGACCGCCGCGGAGGCGACGCTCGACGACTGGTCGTTCGTCTTGGAGACAGACTTTCGAGCGTACTGGCTCGCGGCGCAGGCCGCGCTCGAACACATGGACCGCGGCGCCATCGTCAACGTCTCCTCGAATCACGCGTACGCCACGATGCCCGCGCACTTCCCGTACAACGCCGTGAAGGCGGGCATAAACGGCATGACGCGCTCGCTCGCGGTGGACTTCGGCCCACAGGTCCGGGTGAACACGGTCGTCCCCGGCTGGGTGGAAGTCGAGCGGACGCGCGACGAACTGCCCGAGGGCCGACTCGAAGCGGTCGAATCGATCCACCCCACCGGCCGGATCGGCACGGTGGCCGACGTGGCCGGTGCGGTGTCCTTCCTCGCGAGCGAGGACGCCGCCTTCGTCACGGGGAGCGCGCTGCTCGTCGACGGCGGCCGCGGCGCGGTGATGCAAGACGACACGCTCCCGGACTACCGGGCGCGGGAGCGCTCGGAATAG
- the dgoD gene encoding galactonate dehydratase — protein sequence MHITDYELFEVPPRWLFLKLTTSDGTVGWGEPIVEGRSHTVVAAVEELLDNYLLGEDPARIEDHWQAMYRGGFYRGGPVLMSAIAGIDQALWDIKGKQFGAPVHELLGGRARDRVRVYQWIGGDRPADVGDAAREKVDAGFSALKMNATAELRPIDTPATVADAVDRIAAVREAVGDEVDIGVDFHGRVSKPMVRRLAAALEPYDPMFIEEPVLPEHNDALPAIRQSTTIPIATGERMYSRWDFKEVLEADAVDLIQPDVSHAGGITELKKIASMAEAYDVSVAPHCPLGPIALASCIQVDACTPNALIQEQSLDIHYNETSDVLDYLEDPAVFEYRDGFVDIPEGDGLGIEIDEEHVREQTEEDVDWHNPVWRHDDGSVAEW from the coding sequence ATGCATATCACCGATTACGAACTGTTCGAAGTACCGCCCCGCTGGCTGTTCTTGAAGCTCACGACGAGCGACGGCACCGTCGGCTGGGGAGAACCGATAGTCGAGGGGCGCTCGCACACGGTCGTCGCGGCCGTCGAGGAACTGCTCGACAACTACCTGCTCGGCGAGGACCCGGCGCGGATCGAAGACCACTGGCAGGCGATGTACCGCGGCGGCTTCTACCGCGGCGGCCCCGTGCTGATGAGCGCCATCGCCGGCATCGACCAGGCGCTCTGGGACATCAAGGGCAAGCAGTTCGGCGCGCCGGTCCACGAACTGCTCGGCGGTCGCGCTCGCGACCGGGTCCGCGTGTATCAGTGGATCGGCGGCGACCGCCCGGCGGACGTGGGCGACGCCGCCCGAGAGAAGGTCGACGCGGGCTTTTCGGCCTTAAAAATGAACGCCACCGCCGAGCTGCGGCCGATCGATACCCCCGCCACCGTCGCCGACGCGGTCGACCGGATCGCGGCGGTCCGCGAGGCGGTCGGCGACGAGGTCGACATCGGCGTCGACTTCCACGGCCGCGTGTCGAAGCCGATGGTGCGCCGGCTCGCCGCCGCGCTGGAGCCGTACGACCCGATGTTCATCGAGGAGCCGGTGTTGCCCGAGCACAACGACGCGCTCCCGGCGATCCGGCAGTCGACGACCATCCCCATCGCCACCGGCGAGCGCATGTACTCGCGGTGGGATTTCAAGGAGGTGCTGGAGGCGGACGCCGTCGACCTGATCCAGCCGGACGTGTCACACGCCGGCGGGATCACCGAACTGAAGAAGATCGCGTCGATGGCCGAGGCGTACGACGTGTCGGTCGCCCCGCACTGCCCGCTGGGGCCGATCGCACTCGCGTCCTGTATTCAGGTCGACGCCTGCACGCCGAACGCGCTGATCCAAGAGCAGTCGCTCGACATCCACTACAACGAGACGAGCGACGTGTTAGACTACCTCGAAGACCCCGCCGTCTTCGAGTACCGCGACGGCTTCGTCGACATCCCCGAGGGCGACGGACTGGGGATCGAAATCGACGAGGAACACGTCCGCGAGCAGACCGAGGAGGACGTCGACTGGCACAACCCCGTGTGGCGCCACGACGACGGCTCCGTCGCGGAGTGGTGA
- a CDS encoding TetR/AcrR family transcriptional regulator: protein MSSIAQKTKADIALAVRNALAKHGYERLTTAKIAAEYAQSEAGLYYYFDTKDEMIAAFLEFSTGQLGDALATLDTDDPERRLRAACEHLFLAPDDEAAGVHVGVMELLSHAPHNETLRGPLRELEAAKLETLTAILRDGIEQNVFRPVDPEATAAFLLAAGDGSTGFHVALEMDVGEDIETAWTTYVDSLLVE, encoded by the coding sequence ATGAGCAGCATCGCCCAGAAGACGAAGGCCGACATCGCGCTCGCGGTCCGCAACGCGCTGGCCAAACACGGCTACGAGCGCCTGACGACCGCGAAGATAGCCGCGGAGTACGCCCAAAGCGAGGCGGGGCTCTACTACTACTTCGACACGAAAGACGAGATGATCGCGGCGTTCCTGGAGTTCAGCACCGGACAGCTGGGCGACGCGCTCGCGACCCTCGACACCGACGACCCGGAGCGCCGCCTCCGGGCCGCCTGCGAACACCTCTTCCTCGCGCCGGACGACGAGGCGGCCGGCGTCCACGTCGGGGTCATGGAACTGCTCAGCCACGCGCCGCACAACGAGACGCTCCGGGGGCCGCTCCGCGAGTTGGAGGCCGCGAAGCTGGAGACGCTGACGGCGATCCTCCGCGACGGCATCGAGCAGAACGTCTTCCGCCCGGTCGACCCGGAAGCGACGGCCGCGTTCCTCTTGGCCGCGGGCGACGGCTCGACCGGGTTCCACGTCGCGCTGGAGATGGACGTGGGCGAGGATATCGAGACCGCGTGGACGACGTACGTCGATTCGCTGCTGGTCGAGTAG
- a CDS encoding DUF4188 domain-containing protein: MSRLGRLLDRVRSRLGRDRHTGRVHADRDESFVVFLIGMRINAFWKVHRWLPVFLVAPRMVRELRADDDAGLLGSWTFLSPPRGIGFVQYWEDFESLRAYARDSDHLHLGAWDDYARQSETGAVGIWHETYRVDADSYETVYNNGPPRGLGVAAGTDLVAASGRERSAAGRLDGEDDPLPRDA, encoded by the coding sequence GTGAGCCGCCTCGGGCGCCTGCTCGACCGCGTGCGGTCGCGTCTCGGCCGAGACCGACACACCGGGCGCGTTCACGCCGACCGCGACGAGTCGTTCGTCGTCTTCCTCATCGGGATGCGAATCAACGCCTTTTGGAAGGTTCACCGCTGGCTACCGGTGTTCCTCGTCGCCCCGCGGATGGTCCGGGAACTGCGCGCGGACGACGACGCCGGACTGCTCGGCAGTTGGACGTTCCTCTCGCCGCCCCGCGGGATCGGGTTCGTCCAGTACTGGGAGGATTTCGAGTCGCTCCGGGCGTACGCCCGCGACAGCGACCACCTGCACCTCGGCGCGTGGGACGACTACGCGCGGCAGTCCGAGACGGGCGCCGTCGGCATCTGGCACGAGACCTACCGCGTCGACGCCGACTCGTACGAGACGGTGTACAACAACGGCCCGCCGCGCGGACTCGGCGTCGCCGCCGGCACCGACCTCGTGGCCGCTTCGGGGCGGGAGCGCTCGGCCGCCGGACGGCTCGACGGCGAGGACGACCCCCTGCCGAGAGACGCGTGA
- a CDS encoding ribonucleoside-diphosphate reductase subunit alpha yields the protein MAQTEPELDEVNRQHEEPFYWLNEDSRAFLDEGYLLDGVTAEERVREIAERAEAILDDDGFADRFYDYMSRGFYSLASPVWSNFGLDRGLPISCFGSYMDDSMESILYTQAEVGEMTKLGGGTSGYFGEIRPRGSPITNNGKSNGSYSFTELFDTIINVVSQGETRRGQFAGYIDVEHDDLEEWLNIKTEGDPVQDIYYGVIIGDDWFQAMVDGDEEKRETWAEIIETRINIGVPYIIFRDNMNEGKPQVYKDKGYEINASNLCTEIALPATPDESFVCCLSSMNALHYDEWKDTDAVETLTRFLDAVIEEFIQEAEGTQFMERPVRFAKRHRAIGIGVLGWHSYLQSELIPFDSMEAMEKNEEIFRTIRERSYAESRRLADEFGEPEVLEGYGRRNTTTMSVAPTKSSSVILGQVSPSIEPLKSNYFVRDGAKLKSTQKNRFLEAILKQRGKDDREVWDSIAQKDGSVQHLDCLTDEEKDVFKTFAEIPQMAIINQAAQRQKHIDQAQSLNVSIDPSEVSVKAINQLYIAAWEKGVKSLYYQNSVNAAQKFSRDILDCKACEG from the coding sequence ATGGCACAGACAGAACCGGAGCTCGACGAGGTGAACCGGCAGCACGAGGAACCGTTCTACTGGCTGAACGAGGACAGCAGGGCCTTCCTCGACGAGGGGTACCTGCTCGATGGCGTCACGGCCGAGGAACGCGTCAGGGAGATCGCAGAGCGGGCCGAAGCGATCCTGGACGACGACGGCTTCGCCGACAGGTTCTACGACTACATGAGCCGGGGGTTCTACAGCCTCGCGAGTCCGGTGTGGTCGAACTTCGGCCTGGACCGGGGCCTCCCTATCAGCTGCTTCGGGAGTTACATGGACGACAGCATGGAGAGCATCCTCTACACGCAGGCCGAGGTGGGCGAGATGACCAAGCTGGGCGGCGGCACCAGCGGGTACTTCGGCGAGATCCGGCCCCGAGGCAGCCCGATCACGAACAACGGCAAGAGCAACGGGAGCTACAGCTTCACCGAGCTGTTCGACACGATCATCAACGTCGTCAGCCAGGGTGAGACGCGGCGGGGTCAGTTCGCGGGGTACATCGACGTCGAACACGACGACCTGGAGGAGTGGCTCAACATCAAGACCGAGGGCGACCCCGTCCAGGACATCTACTACGGCGTCATCATCGGCGACGACTGGTTCCAAGCGATGGTCGACGGCGACGAGGAGAAGCGAGAGACGTGGGCGGAGATCATCGAGACGCGGATCAACATCGGCGTCCCGTACATCATCTTCCGGGACAACATGAACGAAGGGAAGCCGCAGGTGTACAAAGACAAGGGGTACGAGATCAACGCCTCCAACCTGTGTACCGAGATCGCCCTGCCAGCCACGCCGGACGAGAGCTTCGTCTGCTGTCTCTCGTCGATGAACGCGCTCCACTACGACGAGTGGAAAGACACCGACGCGGTGGAGACCCTGACGCGGTTCCTCGATGCGGTCATCGAGGAGTTCATCCAGGAGGCGGAGGGGACGCAGTTCATGGAGCGTCCGGTCCGGTTCGCGAAACGGCACAGAGCGATCGGGATCGGCGTCCTCGGCTGGCACAGCTACCTGCAGAGTGAGCTGATCCCGTTCGACAGCATGGAGGCGATGGAGAAGAACGAGGAGATATTCCGCACCATCAGGGAGCGGAGTTACGCGGAGAGCCGCCGGCTTGCCGACGAGTTCGGCGAGCCGGAGGTGCTCGAAGGGTACGGTCGCCGGAACACGACCACGATGAGCGTGGCCCCGACGAAATCCAGCAGCGTCATCCTGGGGCAGGTCAGTCCGAGCATCGAACCGCTGAAGTCGAACTACTTCGTCCGCGACGGCGCGAAGCTGAAGTCCACGCAGAAAAACCGGTTCCTCGAGGCGATACTGAAGCAGCGAGGAAAAGACGATCGAGAGGTTTGGGACAGTATCGCACAGAAAGACGGGAGCGTGCAGCACCTCGATTGCCTGACGGACGAGGAAAAAGACGTGTTCAAAACGTTCGCTGAAATCCCCCAGATGGCGATCATCAACCAAGCAGCGCAGAGACAGAAACACATCGATCAGGCACAGAGTCTGAACGTCTCGATCGATCCGAGCGAAGTGAGCGTCAAAGCGATCAATCAGCTCTACATCGCGGCTTGGGAGAAGGGAGTGAAGAGCCTCTACTACCAGAACAGCGTGAACGCTGCACAGAAGTTCAGCCGAGACATTCTCGACTGTAAGGCCTGTGAGGGGTGA
- a CDS encoding ribonucleotide-diphosphate reductase subunit beta, whose protein sequence is MTDTETTGRETGTDIFADRTQLKPYEYADFLDYKDAIRNSYWVHTEFNFSGDVQDFKINTTPAEKTVIKRTMLAIAQIEVQVKTFWADIYAEMPKAEVGSVGMTFAESEVRHMDAYSHLLDILGITEDFEEVTDVPAIEARIEYLDEYLEKRESDDKQEYVMSILLFSTFVEHVSLFSQFLIMMSFDKHEKKFKGIANAVEATSKEEQIHGLFGVELVETIREENPDLFGEGFDEAVQEACRRAFEAETEILDWIFGEGELEFLPREHVDAFLRDRFNQSLENVGVEPIFEPDEALLEETRWFDEDILMTKDNDFFSKRSTTYNKHAQSVTAEDMF, encoded by the coding sequence ATGACTGACACCGAAACCACAGGCAGAGAGACGGGGACCGACATCTTCGCGGATCGAACGCAGTTAAAACCGTACGAGTACGCCGATTTCCTCGACTACAAGGACGCGATACGGAACAGTTACTGGGTTCACACGGAGTTCAACTTCTCCGGAGACGTTCAAGATTTCAAGATCAACACGACTCCCGCCGAGAAGACCGTCATCAAACGGACGATGTTGGCTATCGCACAGATCGAGGTCCAAGTCAAGACGTTCTGGGCGGACATCTACGCCGAGATGCCGAAGGCGGAAGTCGGGAGCGTCGGCATGACCTTCGCGGAGAGCGAGGTCAGACACATGGACGCGTACAGCCACCTCCTCGACATCTTGGGGATCACGGAGGACTTCGAGGAGGTGACCGATGTGCCGGCGATCGAGGCGCGAATCGAGTACCTCGACGAGTACTTAGAAAAGCGCGAGAGCGACGACAAACAGGAGTACGTGATGAGCATCCTGCTGTTCTCCACGTTCGTCGAGCACGTCTCGCTGTTCTCGCAGTTCCTCATCATGATGAGCTTCGACAAACACGAGAAGAAGTTCAAGGGGATCGCGAACGCGGTCGAAGCGACCAGCAAAGAAGAGCAGATCCACGGGCTGTTCGGTGTCGAACTCGTGGAGACGATTCGCGAGGAGAATCCGGACCTCTTCGGTGAAGGGTTCGACGAAGCGGTCCAGGAGGCCTGTCGACGGGCGTTCGAGGCCGAGACGGAGATACTCGATTGGATATTCGGTGAGGGCGAACTGGAGTTCCTCCCTCGGGAGCACGTCGACGCGTTCCTGCGGGACCGGTTCAACCAGAGTCTCGAGAACGTCGGCGTCGAGCCGATATTCGAACCGGACGAGGCCCTGCTCGAAGAGACGCGATGGTTCGATGAGGACATTCTGATGACGAAGGACAACGACTTCTTCAGCAAACGGTCGACCACGTACAACAAGCACGCGCAGAGCGTTACCGCCGAGGACATGTTCTAA
- the nrdR gene encoding transcriptional regulator NrdR — translation MNCPDCGNERTRVIDTGTDADGTSVRRRRECQRCSFRFTTYERPEWQSLQVKKRGGTIEPFDRQKLRTGIERAVEKRDVTETTVTALVDDVESELQNRGARIVASSLIGELVSENLRTLDKVAYIRFVSVYKAFSEPQEFLRELDAVLDAERDDFDAPTDSQ, via the coding sequence ATGAACTGCCCGGACTGCGGGAACGAGCGAACGCGCGTCATCGACACAGGGACCGACGCCGACGGGACTTCCGTCCGACGGCGCCGCGAGTGTCAACGCTGTTCGTTCCGCTTTACGACCTACGAACGCCCGGAGTGGCAGTCACTTCAAGTGAAAAAACGCGGCGGCACCATCGAGCCGTTCGACCGACAGAAGCTTCGCACGGGGATCGAACGAGCCGTCGAGAAGCGAGACGTGACCGAGACGACGGTGACCGCTCTCGTCGACGATGTCGAGAGCGAACTGCAGAATCGAGGGGCGCGTATCGTCGCTTCGAGTCTCATCGGCGAACTCGTCTCCGAGAACCTCCGGACGCTCGATAAGGTGGCCTACATTCGGTTCGTCTCCGTTTACAAAGCATTCTCTGAGCCGCAGGAGTTCCTGCGAGAACTTGATGCAGTCTTGGATGCAGAACGTGACGACTTCGACGCCCCGACCGACTCACAATGA